One window of Amaranthus tricolor cultivar Red isolate AtriRed21 chromosome 11, ASM2621246v1, whole genome shotgun sequence genomic DNA carries:
- the LOC130826875 gene encoding fasciclin-like arabinogalactan protein 4 produces the protein MNSSILSSNSHSLSSTKMALLKNPHFALITIIIILTLSLLIFPIYSLNIPQILSQYPDLSDFTSLLKSSRISDEISRRSSLTILAVPNSYLRSSTPTFPSQSPSTLADVVRYHILLQYLTLSDLRQIKPTGLLITTLLQTTGKAPNNLGSLNATFNPSNGVVSFHPPNNNSISSNVISLIETIPYNLSIFAVDSLLMPYGFNLMASETRPPEPGLNITRALIDGHEFNVAASMLLASGVVSEFEEDEGGAGITLFIPIDKAFANLPSNVELQALPAETKSLVLKFHVLHSYYPLGSLESIVNPVQPTLATEDNGAGSFTLNISRVNGSVAINTGIIQATITRTVFDQKPVAIYGVSSVLLPKEIFGEGKGKGVKVRGGSESGPYMAAQPPEIGLSPDSYSGGPSYLSPIEAVTSSGGTRNWGWIMFCIALLCMDIVSHA, from the coding sequence ATGAATTCATCCATCCTTTCTTCTAACTCTCACTCTCTTTCCTCTACAAAAATGGCACTTCTAAAAAATCCCCATTTTGCCCTCATCACCATTATTATCATCTTAACATTGTCTCTTTTAATCTTCCCGATTTACAGTCTTAACATACCTCAAATTCTCTCCCAATACCCAGATCTCTCAGATTTCACTTCGCTCCTGAAGTCTTCTAGAATCTCCGACGAAATTTCTAGAAGATCCTCTCTTACAATCCTCGCCGTTCCTAACTCCTACCTCCGTTCCTCAACCCCCACTTTTCCGTCTCAATCTCCGTCAACTCTAGCTGACGTCGTCCGCTACCATATCCTCTTGCAATACCTTACCTTGTCGGATCTCCGTCAAATCAAACCCACGGGTCTACTAATCACAACACTTCTTCAAACCACGGGCAAAGCTCCGAACAATCTCGGATCCTTAAACGCAACATTCAACCCTTCAAACGGTGTCGTTTCTTTTCACCCACCTAACAACAACTCCATTTCCTCTAATGTGATCTCCCTCATTGAAACAATTCCATACAATCTATCAATCTTCGCAGTTGATTCACTCCTTATGCCATACGGGTTCAATCTAATGGCGTCAGAAACCCGCCCGCCTGAACCCGGTTTGAACATCACACGGGCATTAATCGATGGGCATGAATTTAATGTTGCTGCTTCAATGCTGCTAGCTTCAGGGGTAGTTTCGGAATTCGAAGAAGACGAAGGTGGGGCTGGAATCACCCTTTTTATTCCTATTGATAAAGCCTTTGCAAATTTACCATCAAATGTAGAATTACAAGCTTTACCAGCTGAGACTAAATCTCTGGTATTGAAATTTCATGTTCTTCATAGCTATTATCCATTGGGTTCACTTGAATCGATTGTTAATCCGGTTCAACCCACTTTAGCTACCGAGGATAATGGGGCGGGTAGCTTTACGTTGAATATTAGTCGGGTTAATGGGTCGGTTGCGATTAATACGGGGATTATTCAAGCTACGATAACTCGGACAGTATTTGATCAAAAACCGGTTGCTATTTATGGGGTTTCTAGTGTTCTTTTACCTAAGGAGATTTTTGGTGAAGGGAAGGGTAAAGGAGTAAAAGTAAGGGGTGGAAGTGAAAGTGGGCCGTATATGGCGGCCCAACCACCAGAAATTGGTCTATCACCGGATAGTTATTCCGGCGGGCCAAGCTATTTGTCGCCAATAGAAGCGGTGACTTCATCCGGAGGAACAAGGAATTGGGGATGGATCATGTTTTGTATAGCATTGTTGTGTATGGATATTGTAAGTCATGCTTGa